caaaggaagagagagTGGGAACTGTTCGGCTAAGCAGTAAACCCCGTATATAGCCCCataaaatagaatgagaatCCATCCAAGACCAAGAGGAAGAGGGTTTTCAGCCTTTTTCTGGCACTGATTGGCACATCACAACTCATGCTTCGCATCCCGACCAATCAAATATCCTCACCACCAACATCAATAACAACAAGtacaaaaacaaagcaaaacgaaagcttttccgagaaaaaaaaaaaaagcaaaacaaaagcaaCTCCCACTGAGAGACTGTCAGTAACTCCCATACAAAACTGCTCCGACTCTTCCTCCTCTGCATATAACGCCAGCTCCATGCCCTAAACTCTCTCTTTCTGAACtcggttttttgttttttttagttttctaaaATGGCCGAAGCGGCTTTCTCCATGCCCGGCACCTTCTTCTTTACGCCGAAACCATCACCCTTGAGCACCTTCTTACTCGTCCTCATCCTCTGCATTCTGGGATTCTATACCCTGCATTACCCGCACCCTACACTCTTGcaatcaaattcccaaaatGCTCCCCGCTTCCGCCAGATTTTCCTCTCCTCTGCCACCAACTACACCTTTGCATCCTACCTCCGCGCCCTCACCCAGCATCCTCACCTCGCCGGAACCAAACCCTCCCTCGACACTACCCATTACGTCCTCTCCCACTTCAAGGACCTTGGACTCGAAACTCGCACTGCCCAGTACCGAGCCCTCCTCTCTTATCCCGTGCACTCCTCCCTCTCTGCGCATTTTAGCGACGGCACAGTCCTTGACCTGCCCTTGACGGACTTTACGCAAGCGACTCGGGACGTGGTATTACCCTACCATGCGTACTCGCCGTCCGGGTCGGCGTACGCTAAGGCGGTGTTTGTTAATTACGGTACGGATGATGACTATCGTGCGCTGGGGTTATTGGGGGTGAACGTTAGCGGGTGCGTGGTGATTGCGAGGAAGGGTGATTTGCCCAGAGGGGTCGTGGTTCAAAAGGCGGATGCGCATGGGGCTGTAGCTGTGCTACTGTACGCCGAGGGGGACGGGTTTAGGAAGGGTTTTGAGAGAGGAACCGTGATGAAGGGCGTGGGGGACCCACTGAGTCCGGGGTGGGCTGGGGTTGATGGTGGTGAGAGTTTGGACTTGGAGGACACCGAGGTTTTGAAAAGATTTCCCAAAATTCCGTCCATGCCCTTGTCTGCCGAGGCTGCCGAAGTCATATTGGGCTCGCTCGGGGGCGCACCGTTTCCATCGGAGTGGCGCATCGGCATCGGGCATGTCGGCCCGGGACCCACAATGTTGAACTTCACTTACCAGGTTGGTGCTATATATGCTTCGCTTATGTCACTTTAAAGACATCACGAGGCAGAAAACTGTGTTAGAAATCTGCCCTCTTACGGCAAACAAAATGTAAATTGAGGTTAAATGTGGCTGGAGAGTGTTGTGTCGGAATAGAACAGTCTTTGACTTCGGTGTCTCTTTctgtcattttcttcttttgaccGGTAGTTTGAGTAAAGTTTGGTCTAATTTTGGATGTGGCCGTGGTGGGCACGAATGAATTGTGATGTGGTTAATTTGGTTATGGATTTGGTATTTTTTACCGTGGATAGAAAGTTTTGTACACGTTTTGGGAAAGTTGGTATTTTTTGTAGTCTTTACTTGTTGAGCTAAGATTTTAGTCAAGTATGGATGGTATGTGGCTGAGATAGTTTCAGTTGTCGAAAAACCTGAAAGTTTCAGTTTGGCTGATGATTGCCAGTTTTGGATTCACCCACAAAACCATGAGGCTCGTGGGAGTAGGTATTAGGTATCCCGGAGTATGAACACTTGGTACTCTAATCCTATCATAGGATGCCATGCCAATTAAAATTGGTGCTCACATAAGCAATTTTAATTACGTAGCATGTTGTGACCGGATGGAAGTACCTTGTCATCGGTACTGTAAAGAGCAACTAATAATTTTCCCTCTCATGGACTGGCTGGGGAATGGCATTTAAGGAAAAGTCAGGAAAAGACTAAGGAAATCTTTGGAGTCTGGAGGTACGTTTGTCCTGGCTTGctgcatgcatggatatatgCCTGCATGGTTTATTTGTCAAGTTAGGGAGGTTTCAGCTTATTTACAGTCGTTGCTTTCAGAAAGCACAAAGCCAAAAATCTTCTGGGGCATCATCAAAAAGAGAAGAATTGAGAGAGTAAACATGGCTATTAAATTTAGTCTGAAGCCCTTAAAAATCATTGAAACTCCCAACAATATTTCTAAATGCAGTGAAATGATATCTGGTTTTGTTAGGAGAGTAAACATGGCTAATTTATTTACTCATGTTTGATTCTTATCCTTATTTTTACTTCTTCTCTGGACTAGAAGTTTACTTCATATACTTGATCTTTTTTGCCTGTTCCTTTACCAATTATTTCCTTTCACCTTCCCAACTTCTCTAATTTTCCTTTAATGTGAACTTTTTGTCTCACATTTTTTAGGGGGAGAAAAGGGTAGTGACTATTCATAATGTTTTTGCTGTCATAAGAGGGTTGGAAGAGCCTGACCGCCATGTGCTACTTGGCAATCATAGAGATGCATGGACATATGGTGCTGTTGACCCCAACAGTGGAACTGCAGCCCTGCTTGACATTGCCCGTCGATATGCTCTTTTGATGCGTTTGGGCTGGCAGCCTAGAAGGACAATAATTCTCTGCAGTTGGGATGCAGAAGAGTTTGGGATGGTAGGTAATATTACATTTTCATTGTTCTTTGATGTctacctatgaaaaaaaaaattcattggtCATTGATGTGTACCCTAGGTTTGGGGTTGGACCGTTGGAGGGGAGAAGGGGCATCCGTCTCGTTGTTGTTACTTGAATTTTGGTTTTCAAAATGGACCAGCACAACAGTATCTGTGATAACATGTCCTTTAACCATGTATGATTGTATTAAGAATAGATGAATAGATGTCTGATAATATCTTATTGCTCTTGCATGCATTTCTCACTGATGCAGACGTCATAACTAGTAATAGTCCCACTTTGTTAGCAGGGTTAGATATGTAGAAAAATATGTCTATGATTTACCTTCATTATTGCTACTTTGCAGCTTCAGCTCCGCATTAACTGTTGCAATTGtccttggggggggggggagtaaGAGTAACTTTATTGTGTCCATCTCGTTGTTGTTACTTGAATTTTGGTTTTCAAAAATGAACGAGCATAACAGTATCTGTGACAGCACATCCTTTAACCATATCTGATTGTATCACGAATAGAtgtctgataatattttattgcttATGCTCGTATTTCTCACTGAGTCAGACATCATACCTAGCAATGGTCCTACTTTGTTAGCAGagttaaatatatgaaaaaggaaaatgatcaaCTTACAAGTCTTTtgcaactattttataactctatATGAAATGGAGGgtggttttgaaaaagagtaatgctagatacagtcatggGTTGTACAAGTGCCGCACACTTCTTTTGAACaaaagtggggtccactattaaaaaattaattttttcatgtgggtcgcatattaactcattttttttttcaaaaggagtgcgcTCTATGACCGCAAATCtcatttctctttgaaaaattggatttcatttttaataaagtggCATATTGTATTTGTTGATTGTAAAATGGGTTATAGAAGagttgtaggtgtatcattaccctataaaaaaatctctatcATTTGCCTTCATTATTGCTACCTTGCAGCTATAGCTTCACATTAACTTCTGCAATTTTCCTTTTAATCGGAGATCCGCATTGTGCGGACAGAAACTTCCaccattgagagagagagagggagagattggCTTTTTTGTGACTGCAGCATCCATTCTCATTGGGATTCTGCCTATCACTTAGTGACAGGCTGGAGGGAGATTTGGCTGTTGACTTTATGGTATCTGGTGTAAACATTCTATTTGTGCTGCCATCTATCAGTCAGTGACGGCTGGCGATTGTAACCATTTAAAAGCCCAAAGATGGAAGAATGGAATCAACTCTTGTTTGTCTGCATGTGCATGTAGTTTGTTACTGTCTGCCCTGAAGAAACATCTGCTTAGTCATTAAAACTTATATTGACCAACTTTTGATGTAACGGATCTTCTAAATTAAGTGTCACATCttctaaattttgtttaccTATTTGTTTGTTCTTTCAGATAGGCTCCACTGAGTGGGTTGAACAAAACCTAATGAGTCTCGGCCCCAAAGCTGTAGTGTACCTTAATGTAGATTGTGCGGTTCAAGGTCCAGGTTTCTTTGTTGGTGCAACTCCTCAGCTAGACAATCTTCTTCATGAGGTTACAAAGAAGGTGAAGTGTataagaaggaaaaggaaaatatttattcaatgaTCATCTCTTCAGATATGATATGACAGGTCCTGACACCCAGTCTTTGACTGATGTGACTCAGctctcaattattatttaaactgaTTGTCAGGTTAAGGATCCCGATTCAGAGGGTGCGACGGTGTATGAGAGGTGGGCTGCCACAAATATAGGCATTCATGTAAGTTTGCATTATTAGCTTTTCTATTCAGTGATTGAAACTTGTCTACGATCAGTAAGGTGCAATTCTAagtcattttcatcatcattcAAAAACCACCATCCAGTAATAGGATTCATGAGCAGTGTGATAGACAAGCTTGAGTTATTAGAAAAGGGTTATCGGAAACTCTCTAGACATGGTAGAGGTCACCAGTATTAGGTCTtatgtatatatcaaaattgacttataaaaaaaaaaggtatacaTAAAAATTGCTCAAGGATAATCTATTTCTTGTGTGCCTATATGCTTGGTCCAAAAGCCTGCACCTAGACCGTTCTACGAGGGTTTTTAGCCACTTTTGAAATTACAAGCATTCATGTGAGTCGAATTTTGATGTTAAAGATCttgaagaagattgagaaatgaACAAAAGGAATGAGAGAGTATTTGACACATTTATAAGCTTAGATTGCCCACCcgtttatttttgtttgctcCATCTGAGAGTAAAAGTGACCAAGGCACTATtgattgatttcttgtttgGGATGCAGAAATGGAAGTTATATTGCTTTTCTTGCATATTTGTTGCTTTCTTTTTAAAGTGATGTGAAACCTTTCTCTTTTGGGTGATATGAAACTTACGTTGGTCTTTTGACCACAATTGGACTGTAGATACAAAGACTTAGTCGAGTGGATTCTGATTTTGCTCCATTCCTGCAACACGCAGGGGTTCCTTCTGTTGATTTATACTATGGCAGAGGTAAATATCTCATAGTTTACTTCACTTTTAAGGAGAACAACAAATTGGACTTTTACAAATATTGCAAATTAAATTGTCTTATTTGGTGTGAGGGAAGGTAAACTGAAATCCCATATTTCTTTTCTTGCTCCTATTTGTACTGGTGCCATGATTGAGTTGGCTACTATTTGTAGGGCTCTTTAATCAATAACTTTTCAGTAGCTggagaaaattatttcaagctattcccataaaaaaaatgttaataaatTCATTTGAAATCATTAACAAATTCATTGTGATAATCTGGACTTTGCCAATATTTCATTGGCAGTTTTGATCCTTACAAGTTTGGTAAAGTGATGAATCTTCCATCTTATTCAGATTTTCCTGTCTATCACACGGCTTTTGACTCCTATAACTGGATGACAAATTATGGAGATCCATTGTTTCAGCGGCATGTGGCTGGTTAGCTGTCTTTTTCCCTAGCATGTGTTATTAAATGGATTTTCACATGCAATTTGTCAATGAAATGTTTAGCCTCCTCAAGATGACGCCATTCCTGTTTTCTGCTCTCAGTTGCAGGAATTTGGGGAATTCTGGCCCTTCACCTGGCTGATGATTCTATTCTACCATTCAATTACCTTTCATATGCTGATCAGTTGCAGGTGCCCATGTGATCTTTTGGTAATGTTAGGAATAAAACAATCATTAAGTTGGGAAATATTGATTAATTAAGTTGTAGTTggaataaaacaattataactAGTAATTGGAACTGTATAAACCTTTGGAAATAtaggtgtttttatttttgttcagaCTAAATATAGAAACTATAATTTCCTCGCATTGGCAGGGGTATAAAAACATCTTGAGCAACATTTTGAATGGTAGTGTATCCCTACATCCTCTGACGACATCAATTCAAGAACTTGCATCCGCGGCTAAAGAAGCTGAGAATGAAGCGAAGGTAAAATCAATAAACCTTTTTTGGGGCATTCATATATTAGTGAAGCTAAAATTAGgcgttttcttttgtatactccctgtgtacatgggctatgcctattttcattcatatcaatgaaacttactccttacttataaaaaaaatatatatattagtgaagCTAAATAAAATTCCCATGTAAATCTCCACtatgcttctttctttttccatttttttatcaGAACCTTTTTCtgcttgtcttttttttaaaaaacaaattaattgtaGCCCATTTCTTGTTTTGAAGAGCAGATACTGCAAAAGCAGGAAACTACAGATGATTCTGTGGTGTTGAAAAAACGAGCATTGAATGATCGACTGATGCTTGCTGAAAGAGGGTTCTTGGATGCAGATGGGCTTCAAGGAAGGCAGTGGTTTAAGCATCTTGTAAGTGCTTTCCTTTTCATAGATTCATTGGAGCCAATTGTAACTGATGGCTGTGTAGATCAGAAAAACAGTCAGGTTCTGTATCATAATAACTCTGAAGGAAACTTTCCCATTGGAACTTGATTTTGCATTCTCTTCACTTTTAGGAAAGCAGTTTAAGGAACAATGCACCACTGTTATTCTGAATTATGAAAATGACCCTATTGACCAGCCAACTCATTctgtctctctttttttttgtcttgagtAGATTTATGGGCCTCCAAGTGACTATGAGAGCAAGCTGGTTTTCTTCCCAGGAGTAGCAGATGCTATGTCTGGATCTGCAAGAATGAGtagaaaagagaggaaagcGGCGATTCAGCATGAGATCTGGAGGGCTGCTAGAGCTATACAAAGAGCTGCCAGAGCCCTTAGAGGGGAATTCACCTGAAAAAAGCTATAGGAAAACTCACACATAGGGGAAGAGAGGGAAAGCGATATGCCTTGACTTGTATATATGAGCAGGAATAATCTCTCGTTTACTGTTCTCTGTGGTGCAGTTTTTGTGTGTTGCAATTGAAGTATGCGAAATGGGctttatattttgagaaaagatacttacaaccgtgaattgcgtaaccgccgcgtaatcgctttgaaaaaaatgaataaaatatgagacccacatcaaaaaaattaattttttaatagtagactccactttttttcaaagcgattatgcggcggttacgcactttacggttgtatgtagaattactccgATTCATATCCCTGAGAGCATTGGCATCTGTCTAGTTAGAGCatctctaaaatttagttaaaagtacatattttgcataaaattaaaactattcaAGATATAACtttacattggattagttaaaatattatttttttaataataatatttatttatttattttcatatttaacaattatactaactatatattaattaataatttaacttttaattaacttattattttctaattatttatctttGTTCAACCTAATTATCTAACATAGACCGCATCTACAATTCTTATGAGGAATGTCTGTCTTCTAATGGAGAAAAATCTGTATCATAATAATCtggaaaaatcatttttttttttcgatttccTCTTGCGGGAGAAATGCAAGGCTGCAAGCGTAAAGTTGGGAGAGGGAgggtgaaagagagagaggagagggagaggcaaaaaacattttggaataaaaaatttcttttggttaTGAATAGTAATTCGTCAAATTTAAAGAAGAGTTTAGAATTACTCTAATTCAAAAGTGGAGCTGAAGAGTTTTGACTGCTGGATCATTTCAATCATAGTTTGACAAAACTTAGAGATGAACTGCTAAGTCAATGCCTATGAGCActggcattggactcatcaatgtttaaaatttgatgaatttcactCAAAATACACGGCATTGGCTTCACCATTTATGTAAATGTTAAACTTTCAGCTACAGTGGATTGTCATTTATGGCCAAACTTGTTGAACTACTGTTTAACATCTATTGCGTTATTTTATTACGAAAATATAATTTCGCACGCAAAGTTGTTTATTCCCTCTCTATTTTGCTTCCTTCCACTTTCCCGAAAATCCCCAATTCCTTTTCGATTTCTCTCCCTATCTTTCTTCCTCtcatctccctttctttcttcccgaAGGCGCCGAATtaatttttcttccctctctcctCTACTTTCTTCCTCTACCCCGTATTCCTGAAATcgattcttcctctcccttcttTCTTCCATAATCTGGGATTTCATTATTTGTTCCCTCTCTTCTCTACCCCGAAATTCCTAAATCCCCAAATTCCTTTTCgattctttctctctctttctttcttcctctccctttcttctcCTGTTTTTCGCGAACCTAGACTTGAATAAAGCCAAGAGTTTTTGAAATCCTCTTTCATTCTCCAACGCTGCCTTATactccctcctccctcctcttcttCACTTCTGGAGATTCGTTTCCTGGCCACCTAGGGTTAGTGCTCGCTTCTCATGGTTCCCTGAGGTTTCCGTCTCTTAACATGAgcgctttcttttctttttattttctgttttatatgagaaatgctatCTTTTTAAGCATTGTTCTTTTCCAGTCCATTTGTTATTAGTTCATTTGATTTAGTggaatgatttttaatattgaatGTTTACTTCTTCTCGCTGTTCTATGTGAAAACTGAGATATGCATTCAAGTGATCATGTAATTTAGTTACGCATTAG
This genomic interval from Juglans regia cultivar Chandler chromosome 3, Walnut 2.0, whole genome shotgun sequence contains the following:
- the LOC109011903 gene encoding probable glutamate carboxypeptidase AMP1, with product MAEAAFSMPGTFFFTPKPSPLSTFLLVLILCILGFYTLHYPHPTLLQSNSQNAPRFRQIFLSSATNYTFASYLRALTQHPHLAGTKPSLDTTHYVLSHFKDLGLETRTAQYRALLSYPVHSSLSAHFSDGTVLDLPLTDFTQATRDVVLPYHAYSPSGSAYAKAVFVNYGTDDDYRALGLLGVNVSGCVVIARKGDLPRGVVVQKADAHGAVAVLLYAEGDGFRKGFERGTVMKGVGDPLSPGWAGVDGGESLDLEDTEVLKRFPKIPSMPLSAEAAEVILGSLGGAPFPSEWRIGIGHVGPGPTMLNFTYQGEKRVVTIHNVFAVIRGLEEPDRHVLLGNHRDAWTYGAVDPNSGTAALLDIARRYALLMRLGWQPRRTIILCSWDAEEFGMIGSTEWVEQNLMSLGPKAVVYLNVDCAVQGPGFFVGATPQLDNLLHEVTKKVKDPDSEGATVYERWAATNIGIHIQRLSRVDSDFAPFLQHAGVPSVDLYYGRDFPVYHTAFDSYNWMTNYGDPLFQRHVAVAGIWGILALHLADDSILPFNYLSYADQLQGYKNILSNILNGSVSLHPLTTSIQELASAAKEAENEAKILQKQETTDDSVVLKKRALNDRLMLAERGFLDADGLQGRQWFKHLIYGPPSDYESKLVFFPGVADAMSGSARMSRKERKAAIQHEIWRAARAIQRAARALRGEFT